The following are encoded together in the Mammaliicoccus vitulinus genome:
- the ygs gene encoding S1 domain-containing post-transcriptional regulator Ygs: MRKQYKVGQFVKVKVTGIQPYGAFVETPEHVEGLIHISEVMNDYVHNLNQFLTVGQVVKAKVIKVETDGKLNLSLKENEYFKRQERKKEKRSVLDEIRETEKYGFQPLEERLPKWINQSNKHLEDD, translated from the coding sequence GTGAGAAAACAATATAAAGTTGGTCAGTTTGTAAAGGTGAAAGTGACTGGCATTCAGCCATATGGCGCCTTTGTTGAAACCCCTGAACATGTGGAAGGTCTCATTCATATTTCGGAAGTGATGAATGATTACGTGCATAACCTCAATCAATTTTTAACAGTTGGTCAAGTTGTTAAAGCAAAAGTGATTAAAGTTGAAACTGACGGTAAATTAAATTTATCACTTAAAGAGAATGAGTATTTCAAAAGACAAGAGCGTAAGAAAGAAAAGCGATCTGTATTAGACGAAATACGAGAGACAGAAAAATATGGGTTTCAACCTTTAGAAGAAAGGTTGCCTAAATGGATTAATCAATCTAATAAGCATCTCGAAGACGATTAA
- a CDS encoding peptidylprolyl isomerase: MTNYPQLTNEILEGERVVEIKTTKGNMTFKLFPELAPKTVENFIGLAEKKYYDGIIFHRVINDFMVQGGDPTGTGMGGESIYGSAFEDEFSLQAFNLYGALSMANAGPNTNGSQFFIVQMREVPANMLSQLKDGGWPEEIVDRYAEKGGTPWLDQKHSVFGHIVEGEDILEEIANVKVGANDKPVEDVVIETIEIIK; the protein is encoded by the coding sequence ATGACAAACTATCCTCAATTAACAAATGAAATACTTGAAGGTGAAAGAGTTGTAGAAATCAAAACGACTAAAGGTAATATGACTTTCAAATTATTTCCTGAATTAGCACCTAAAACTGTAGAAAACTTTATCGGTTTAGCTGAGAAAAAATACTATGATGGCATTATTTTCCATAGAGTTATTAATGACTTTATGGTGCAAGGTGGAGACCCAACAGGAACAGGTATGGGCGGAGAAAGTATATATGGAAGTGCTTTTGAAGATGAATTCTCATTACAAGCTTTCAACTTATATGGTGCATTATCAATGGCAAATGCTGGACCTAATACAAATGGATCTCAATTTTTCATTGTTCAAATGAGAGAAGTGCCAGCAAATATGTTGTCACAACTTAAAGATGGCGGATGGCCAGAAGAGATCGTTGATCGTTATGCAGAAAAAGGTGGAACACCTTGGTTAGATCAAAAACATTCAGTATTTGGTCACATCGTTGAAGGTGAAGATATTTTAGAAGAGATTGCAAATGTTAAAGTAGGGGCTAACGATAAACCTGTTGAAGATGTTGTAATCGAAACAATTGAAATCATTAAATAA
- the kapB gene encoding sporulation phosphorelay system protein KapB, producing MLYQFPHKTGQYVVEVIEEKGDQLLVKVVAVLRHPRQGDLHNPNEVENVFFHERKALSQFEKRYTTAQFLKPYNEAAPKYVESLKTALYELEDKMEKKDNAYSEQALKCIEQLKIDYSRQYKMNF from the coding sequence ATGTTATATCAATTTCCACATAAAACTGGTCAATATGTAGTAGAAGTAATTGAAGAAAAAGGTGATCAACTTCTTGTTAAAGTTGTAGCAGTTTTGAGACACCCTAGACAAGGGGATTTGCATAATCCTAATGAAGTTGAAAATGTATTTTTCCATGAAAGAAAAGCATTAAGTCAGTTTGAAAAAAGGTATACAACAGCTCAATTTTTAAAGCCTTATAATGAAGCAGCTCCAAAATACGTTGAATCATTAAAAACGGCGCTTTACGAACTAGAAGATAAAATGGAGAAAAAAGATAATGCATACAGTGAACAAGCACTGAAATGTATCGAACAATTAAAAATAGATTATTCGAGACAATATAAGATGAATTTTTAA